In a genomic window of Saccharomyces paradoxus chromosome X, complete sequence:
- a CDS encoding cyanamide hydratase (similar to YNL335W), translated as MSQYGFVKVPREVEKAIPVVNAPIPHTVISPPNSEIATLVREYAAKELTGPVLNHSLRVFQYSVSIIRDQFPEWDLDQEVLYVTCLLHDIATTNKNMGATKMSFEYYGGILSRELIIDATGGNQDYADAVTEAIIRHQDLTETGYITTLGLILQIATTLDNVGSNTDLIHIDTIKAINKQFPRLDWLSCFAMVVDTEYSRKPWSHTSSLGDDFSKTVINNTFGYD; from the coding sequence TCGAAAAGGCCATTCCAGTAGTGAATGCGCCCATACCACATACCGTGATTTCACCTCCAAACAGTGAAATTGCTACGCTTGTTCGAGAATATGCCGCTAAAGAATTGACTGGCCCCGTTCTAAACCACTCTCTGCgtgtttttcaatatagCGTGTCTATCATAAGAGATCAATTTCCAGAATGGGACTTGGATCAGGAAGTCCTGTATGTCACCTGCTTGCTTCATGACATTGCAACTACAAACAAGAATATGGGAGCCACAAAGATGTCATTTGAGTACTATGGCGGCATCCTTTCAAGGGAGCTTATTATTGATGCAACGGGCGGAAATCAGGACTACGCAGATGCAGTAACTGAGGCCATTATCCGTCACCAGGATTTGACGGAGACTGGTTATATTACCACTTTGGGGCTCATTCTGCAAATTGCTACTACTCTTGACAATGTCGGATCCAATACCGACTTGATTCATATCGATACAATTAAGGCCATTAATAAACAGTTTCCAAGGCTAGACTGGTTATCATGTTTTGCTATGGTAGTGGATACTGAGTATTCTAGAAAGCCGTGGAGCCATACTAGTTCTTTGGGAgatgatttttcaaagacaGTCATCAACAATACTTTTGGGTATGATTAG